The genome window GCGATTCGCTGCTGACCGAATTCGGCAAGGACACGCTCAAGGATCGCTATCTGCTGCCCGGCGAGAACTATCAGGATCTGTTCGCCCGCGTCGCCTCGGCCTATGCCGACAATGCCGACCACGCCCAGCGCATCTACGACTATATCTCGAAGCTGTGGTTCATGCCGGCCACCCCGGTCCTGTCGAACGGCGGCACCGGCCGCGGACTGCCGATCTCCTGCTATCTGAACAGCGTCGACGACAGCCTCGAGGGCATCGTCGGGACGTGGAACGAGAATGTCTGGCTCGCCTCCAAGGGCGGCGGCATCGGCACCTATTGGGGCAGCGTGCGCGGCATCGGCGAGCCGGTCGGCCTCAACGGCAAGACCAGCGGAATCATCCCGTTTGTGCGAGTCATGGACAGCCTTACCCTCGCCATCTCACAGGGCTCGCTGCGGCGCGGCTCGGCCGCCTGCTATCTCGACGTCTCGCACCCCGAGATCGAGGAGTTCCTCGAAATCCGCAAACCGTCGGGCGACTTCAACCGCAAGGCCCTCAACCTCCACCACGGCGTGCTGATCACCGACGAGTTCATGGAAGCGGTGCGCGACGGCAGCGACTTCATCCTGCGCTCGCCCAAGGACGGGTCCGAGCGCGGCAGCGTCAACGCCCGCGCCTTGTTCCAGAAGCTGGTCGAGACCCGCCTCGCCACCGGCGAGCCGTACATCGTCTTCTCCGACACCGTGAACCGCAACATGCCCAAGCATCACCGCGACCTGGGCCTCAAGGTCTCGACCTCCAACCTCTGCTCGGAAATCACGCTTCCGACCGGCAAGGACCATCTCGGCGCCGAGCGCACCGCGGTGTGCTGCCTGTCGTCGCTCAACCTCGAGACGTGGGACGAGTGGAACGGCGACAAGATGTTCATCGAGGACGTCATGCGCTTCCTCGACAACGTCCTGTCCGACTACATCGCCCGCGCCCCCGACGAGATGGCGCGCGCCAAGTACAGCGCCGAGCGCGAGCGCAGCGTCGGCCTCGGCGTGATGGGCTTCCACTCCTTCCTCCAGGCGCGCGGACTGCCGTTCGAGGGCGCCATGGCCAAGTCGTGGAACATGAAGATCTTCAAGCACATCCGCGCCCAGGTCGACGAGGCGTCGATGATGCTGGCGCAGGAGCGCGGGCCGTGCCCCGACGCCGCCGACATGGGCGTGATGGAGCGCTTCTCGTGCAAGATGGCGATCGCTCCGACCGCCTCGATCTCGATCATCGCCGGCGGCACCTCGGCCTGCATCGAGCCGATCCCCGCCAACATCTATACCCACAAGACGCTGTCGGGCTCGTTTTCGATCAAGAACCCCTATCTCGAGAAACTGCTGACCGAGAAATCGAAGAACAGCGACGCGGTGTGGAATTCGATTCTCGAGCAGGGCGGCAGCGTCGCCCATCTCGACTTCCTCACGCCCGAGGAGAAGGATTGCTTCAAGACCAGCTTCGAGATCGACCAGCGCTGGCTGCTCGAGCTCGCCGGCGACCGCACGCCCTACATCGACCAGGCCACCTCGCTGAACCTGTTCATCCCTGCCGACGTCGACAAGTGGGACCTCTTGATGCTCCACTTCCGCGCCTGGGAGCTCGGCATCAAGTCGCTCTATTATTTGCGCTCCAAGAGCGTCCAGCGCGCCGGGTTCGCCGGCGGGGTCGAAGCCGACAACACCAGCGAGCCCGCGGTCTACGAGCTTCCCACCACCGACTATGACGAGTGCCTCGCATGTCAGTGACCGGCTCGAGCATGAACAACCCGAGCGCCGGCTGCCTGCTGGCCGGGCTCGCCGCGACGCTCGTGATCATCGCGCTCGTCCTGTTCGGCTATCCGCAGTGGCGGGTCTATTCGCAGCGCCTGTCGGGCGAGGCGGCGCTGGCCGAAGCGCAATCCTCGCGCCAGGTCGCGATCCTCGAGGCGCGCGCCAAGAAGGAGAGCGCGATCGCGCTGGCCGACGCCGAGGTGATCCGCGCGCGCGGCGCCGCCCA of Sphingomonas mesophila contains these proteins:
- a CDS encoding ribonucleoside-diphosphate reductase subunit alpha; translation: MDFSTGTDVSTADVANADSKRTSKTIDARAFDIVTDVSRDSLLTEFGKDTLKDRYLLPGENYQDLFARVASAYADNADHAQRIYDYISKLWFMPATPVLSNGGTGRGLPISCYLNSVDDSLEGIVGTWNENVWLASKGGGIGTYWGSVRGIGEPVGLNGKTSGIIPFVRVMDSLTLAISQGSLRRGSAACYLDVSHPEIEEFLEIRKPSGDFNRKALNLHHGVLITDEFMEAVRDGSDFILRSPKDGSERGSVNARALFQKLVETRLATGEPYIVFSDTVNRNMPKHHRDLGLKVSTSNLCSEITLPTGKDHLGAERTAVCCLSSLNLETWDEWNGDKMFIEDVMRFLDNVLSDYIARAPDEMARAKYSAERERSVGLGVMGFHSFLQARGLPFEGAMAKSWNMKIFKHIRAQVDEASMMLAQERGPCPDAADMGVMERFSCKMAIAPTASISIIAGGTSACIEPIPANIYTHKTLSGSFSIKNPYLEKLLTEKSKNSDAVWNSILEQGGSVAHLDFLTPEEKDCFKTSFEIDQRWLLELAGDRTPYIDQATSLNLFIPADVDKWDLLMLHFRAWELGIKSLYYLRSKSVQRAGFAGGVEADNTSEPAVYELPTTDYDECLACQ
- a CDS encoding membrane protease subunit; the encoded protein is MNNPSAGCLLAGLAATLVIIALVLFGYPQWRVYSQRLSGEAALAEAQSSRQVAILEARAKKESAIALADAEVIRARGAAQANQILQNSLGGPEGYLRYLQIQALQETKATLVYVPTEAGLPVTEAGRLESAPAQ